The genomic region CAAAATCAAATCACGATTAACATCTACATGACCAACAATCGCTTTTAGTTTTTCGCTCATATTTCAAACCCCTTTTCTCTACACCTTATTTTCTTCAGAAACAATAACGATATTCAGGTTACAGAGAAAAGAGGTCATAAAAAAGCAGGGCACAATGCCCTGCTTTTTTATACTGTTTAATTATTTGGCTGCTTGATAGCGCTTTTCAACTTCATCCCAATTTACAACATTCCAGAAAGCTGCAATATAGTCTGGACGCTTATTCTGATACTTAAGATAATAAGCATGCTCCCAAACGTCCAGTCCTAAGATTGGGGTTTTGCCTTCCATTAGAGGAGTATCCTGGTTAGGTGTACTTGTAATTTCAACATCTCCATTGTTCACAACTAACCAAGCCCATCCTGAACCGAAACGTCCAGTTGCAGCAGCTTTAAATTCTTCTTTAAATTTATCGTAGCTGCCAAACTTGGCATTAATTTTCTCCGCAACTTCACCTTTTGGCTCTCCGCCACCATTTGGTGACAATACTGTCCAGAATAGACTGTGGTTCGCATGGCCACCACCATTGTTACGTACAGCTGTACGGATATCCTCTGGAACAGCATCAAGATTACCAAGAAGGTCTTCAAGAGACTTGTCCTGCAGATCTGCATGTCCTTCAAGTGCGGCATTCAGTTTTGTTACATAAGTATTATGGTGTTTTGTGTGATGAATGTTCATCGTTTCTTTATCGATGTGTGGTTCTAAAGCATCGTATGCATAAGGTAATTCTGGAAGTTCAAAATTAGCCATTATAAATTCCTCCTTTTAATATATGTAATGCAAAGGAAAACATCATTCATATAGTGTTATTCCTTTATCTTAAGATTAACAATCGTATTCACATGATGCAACAATTTTGCTGTATATTTTCCCACACATGTTAATTATGACCAAAAATCCTACGGCTAAGTACCGGAAATATTAAAGAACGTAAAAAAGCAAGCAGATTAAAAATCTGCTTGCTTTATATTACTCTATCGGAAAGGAGACATTCATTTTTATATGGTGGCTCGG from Virgibacillus sp. MSP4-1 harbors:
- a CDS encoding superoxide dismutase, whose product is MANFELPELPYAYDALEPHIDKETMNIHHTKHHNTYVTKLNAALEGHADLQDKSLEDLLGNLDAVPEDIRTAVRNNGGGHANHSLFWTVLSPNGGGEPKGEVAEKINAKFGSYDKFKEEFKAAATGRFGSGWAWLVVNNGDVEITSTPNQDTPLMEGKTPILGLDVWEHAYYLKYQNKRPDYIAAFWNVVNWDEVEKRYQAAK